A genomic segment from Nicotiana tabacum cultivar K326 chromosome 7, ASM71507v2, whole genome shotgun sequence encodes:
- the LOC107783152 gene encoding FCS-Like Zinc finger 8-like, giving the protein MADYGSIPSPTDNCRKTSSSFFGSPRLFTGFATKGFPDTESIMSPTSILDSSKPISAFRNPFWSDSNSNTPRSPKPDSRVHWEKLDSKGVGLGLVDALIDEKSDSKELNPVSRMVVFGSQLKIQIPTTLPPSFHSPTDSPPSPGDFGIKTRNSHLGSFSPSHMKKSPFGSSNSNMDIPNSPGAFSSISAAEMELSEDYTCVISYGPNPRTTHIFDDCIVESCCGVVKYSASRKENEHFPSLPMSYPYPSESFLSFCHSCKKNLGLGKDIYMYRGEKAFCSSDCRYKEMMLEEGMDKPETDDVYGIIS; this is encoded by the exons ATGGCAGATTATGGTTCTATACCATCTCCAACAGATAACTGTAGAAAAACCTCTTCCTCTTTTTTTGGTTCACCGAGGTTGTTCACTGGTTTTGCTACAAAGGGCTTTCCTGATACTGAGTCTATAATGAGTCCTACTTCAATACTTGATAGTAGTAAACCTATATCTGCTTTTAGAAACCCTTTTTGGTCTGATTCTAACTCAAACACTCCAAGATCCCCTAAACCAGATAGTAGAGTTCATTGGGAGAAACTTGACTCAAAAGGGGTTGGTCTTGGCCTTGTTGATGCTCTCATTGATGAAAAATCTGATTCCAAAGAATTGAATCCTGTGAGCAGAATGGTTGTTTTTGGCTCACAGTTGAAGATTCAGATCCCTACTACTTTGCCTCCCTCTTTTCATTCCCCTACTGATTCACCACCTTCTCCTGGTGATTTTGGTATCAAGACCAGAAATTCTCATTTAGGTTCTTTCTCCCCATCTCATATGAAGAAATCTCCATTTGGGTCTTCAAATTCTAACATGGACATCCCAAATTCACCAGGGGCATTCAGTAGTATCTCTGCCGCTGAGATGGAGCTTTCTGAGGACTATACTTGTGTCATTTCATATGGTCCAAATCCAAGAACCACTCACATATTTGATGATTGCATTGTTGAGAGCTGTTGTGGTGTTGTTAAGTACTCTGcttcaagaaaagaaaatgagCATTTTCCCAGTCTGCCGATGAGCTATCCCTATCCCTCTGAGAGCTTTCTCAGCTTCTGTCACTCTTGCAAGAAAAATCTTGGATTAGGGAAAGACATTTACATGTACAG AGGTGAGAAGGCATTTTGTAGCAGTGATTGCAGATACAAAGAAATGATGTTGGAAGAGGGAATGGATAAACCAGAGACCGATGATGTATATGGTATCATTTCCTGA